From Neobacillus sp. PS2-9, the proteins below share one genomic window:
- a CDS encoding NAD(P)-dependent oxidoreductase: protein MQRISFSDLEKNFLEVEQGLTNNEAVEESNRCLYCYDAPCIKACPTGIDIPTFIKKIASGNLLGSAKTIMSSNPVGASCSRVCPTEELCEGACVLNHSTKPIMIGNLQRYATDWAIRNEQTLFQPGDSNGRTVAVIGGGPAGLSAARELARLGYDVTIFEAAEKAGGLNTYGIVSFRLPQTISFWEVEQVEKLNVKINTNTVVGRDVSVEEITENFDYVILAVGMAHVPNLGIDGENLNGVYDAIEFVKATKSGQLSKDLVGKRVVVIGAGNTAIDGATCSVRLGADNVKILYRRTEDEMTAYDFEYEFAKQDGVEFRWLTAPKRLIGDEAGNVKGIECTKMMLGEPEKDGRRRPVEIEGSEHVLPVDAVVKAIGQTRHLELINKFGLQHEGGVVKVNQETFQTSNPKIFACGDVVFGKGKGDAMVVTAAQQGKNVAYAIHKQLSVVGSV from the coding sequence ATGCAGCGTATATCCTTTTCCGATCTTGAAAAGAATTTTTTAGAGGTGGAACAAGGTCTAACAAACAACGAAGCGGTTGAAGAATCCAATCGATGCCTCTATTGCTATGACGCCCCATGTATTAAAGCCTGTCCAACAGGGATTGATATTCCAACCTTTATTAAAAAAATCGCCTCAGGAAACTTACTAGGCTCAGCAAAAACCATTATGTCCTCAAATCCAGTAGGTGCAAGTTGTTCGAGAGTTTGTCCCACAGAAGAACTTTGTGAAGGAGCTTGTGTCCTAAATCATTCAACAAAACCAATAATGATTGGCAATCTGCAAAGGTATGCGACAGATTGGGCTATTAGAAATGAACAAACACTTTTCCAGCCAGGTGATTCAAATGGTCGTACAGTAGCTGTAATTGGTGGTGGACCTGCTGGATTATCAGCGGCTAGAGAGTTAGCTAGATTAGGCTATGACGTGACCATATTTGAAGCGGCAGAAAAAGCGGGTGGATTAAACACTTACGGTATCGTTTCCTTTCGCTTACCGCAAACGATTTCCTTCTGGGAAGTAGAACAAGTAGAAAAATTAAATGTAAAAATAAATACAAATACCGTGGTTGGAAGAGATGTCTCCGTTGAGGAAATCACTGAAAACTTTGACTATGTCATTTTAGCAGTTGGTATGGCTCATGTACCGAACCTTGGTATTGACGGTGAAAATTTAAATGGTGTCTATGATGCTATTGAATTTGTCAAGGCTACTAAAAGTGGTCAATTATCCAAGGACTTAGTCGGTAAGAGAGTGGTCGTAATCGGTGCAGGAAATACTGCGATTGACGGTGCCACTTGCTCCGTTCGTTTAGGGGCTGATAACGTAAAAATCCTTTACCGAAGAACGGAAGATGAAATGACAGCTTATGATTTTGAGTATGAATTTGCTAAGCAAGATGGTGTCGAGTTCCGATGGTTAACCGCACCGAAAAGGCTCATTGGTGATGAAGCTGGGAATGTAAAAGGAATTGAGTGTACCAAGATGATGCTTGGAGAACCAGAAAAGGATGGACGTCGTAGACCAGTTGAAATTGAAGGGTCTGAACACGTCTTACCAGTTGATGCTGTAGTGAAAGCAATTGGTCAAACAAGACATCTGGAGCTCATTAATAAATTTGGCCTTCAGCATGAAGGCGGGGTTGTAAAAGTAAATCAGGAAACATTCCAAACCTCCAATCCAAAGATATTCGCCTGTGGTGATGTTGTGTTTGGTAAGGGAAAAGGGGACGCAATGGTCGTAACCGCAGCACAACAAGGGAAGAATGTGGCCTATGCCATTCATAAGCAATTATCAGTTGTTGGATCGGTATAG
- the preA gene encoding NAD-dependent dihydropyrimidine dehydrogenase subunit PreA, which yields MADLRINLAGIKSPNPFWLASAPPTNSGYQVQRAFEAGWGGAVWKTLGDPILNVSSRFAAISFNGQRVAGFNNIELITDRPLDVNLKEIYETKKRFPNHAIIASLMVEPKQEKWHEIVKRVEDVGVDGLELNFGCPHGMAERGMGAASGQVPSLVERQTYWVKEVAKTPVIVKLTPNITDITATAEAACNGGADAISMINTINSLMGVDLDSWNTVPHVAGKGAHGGYCGPAVKPIALNMVAECARNPHINVPISGIGGISNWKDTVEFLLMGATGVQVCTAAMHHGFRIVEDMIEGLNNYLDSKGIASVTDIIGKSVPRYSDWGNLDLNYNIVAKINTEVCINCNKCHIACEDTSHQCIDMLKDENGKSYLKVREEDCVGCNLCSIVCPVDGAIDMVEAAREMPPMTWNERQAALNGALECKADVAK from the coding sequence ATGGCTGATTTACGAATTAATCTTGCAGGGATAAAATCTCCTAATCCATTTTGGCTGGCGTCAGCACCTCCTACCAATTCGGGTTATCAGGTACAGCGAGCCTTTGAAGCTGGGTGGGGAGGGGCGGTCTGGAAAACATTAGGAGACCCTATTTTGAATGTTTCTTCTAGATTTGCTGCTATCAGTTTTAACGGACAAAGAGTTGCTGGCTTCAATAACATAGAGTTGATTACCGATAGACCATTGGATGTGAACTTAAAAGAAATCTATGAAACTAAAAAGCGATTTCCCAATCATGCAATCATTGCTTCGTTAATGGTGGAACCAAAACAAGAGAAATGGCATGAAATTGTTAAGCGTGTGGAAGATGTAGGGGTCGACGGACTTGAATTAAATTTTGGTTGTCCACATGGAATGGCAGAGCGGGGTATGGGGGCAGCCTCTGGGCAGGTACCTTCTTTAGTAGAGCGTCAAACTTACTGGGTGAAAGAAGTGGCTAAAACACCTGTAATAGTCAAATTAACACCAAATATTACCGATATTACGGCTACAGCTGAAGCTGCCTGCAATGGCGGTGCGGATGCCATAAGTATGATTAACACGATTAATAGTTTGATGGGAGTGGACCTTGATTCCTGGAATACCGTCCCACATGTGGCAGGAAAAGGAGCACATGGAGGCTATTGTGGACCTGCAGTTAAACCTATTGCATTAAATATGGTGGCAGAATGTGCACGAAACCCGCATATTAATGTACCTATTTCTGGTATTGGCGGAATTTCCAACTGGAAGGATACAGTAGAATTTCTGTTAATGGGAGCAACTGGTGTTCAGGTATGTACGGCAGCGATGCATCATGGCTTCCGCATTGTAGAGGACATGATCGAAGGTCTTAACAATTATCTAGATAGTAAAGGAATTGCCTCGGTTACCGATATTATTGGGAAATCAGTACCAAGATATTCTGACTGGGGTAACCTTGACCTAAACTACAATATTGTTGCAAAAATTAATACAGAAGTTTGTATTAATTGTAATAAGTGTCATATCGCTTGTGAAGATACCTCACATCAGTGTATTGATATGCTGAAAGACGAAAATGGAAAAAGCTACTTAAAGGTTAGGGAAGAAGATTGCGTGGGCTGTAATCTATGTTCGATTGTATGTCCTGTAGATGGGGCTATAGATATGGTAGAGGCAGCAAGAGAAATGCCTCCAATGACTTGGAATGAACGTCAAGCTGCATTGAATGGTGCACTTGAATGTAAAGCAGACGTAGCTAAATAA
- the hydA gene encoding dihydropyrimidinase has product MKKIIKNGTIVTATDTYQAEVLIEDGKITQIGTNLSAIGAEVIDAKGCLVFPGGIDPHTHLDMPFGGTVTKDDFESGTIAAAFGGTTTVIDFCLTNKGEPLKNAIQTWHNKSREKAVIDYGFHLMISEINEEVLNELPQVISEEGITSFKVFMAYKNVFQADDETLFRTLVTAKEHGGLVMVHAENGDVIDYLTKKALEEGKTEPIYHALTRPPELEGEATGRAAKLTGLANSQLYVVHVSCADAVEKIAEARSKGFDVWGETCPQYLVLDQSYLEKPNFEGAKYVWSPPLREKWNQEVLWNALKSGQLQTLGSDQCSFDFKGQKDLGRDDFTKIPNGGPIIEDRISILFSEGVKKGRISLNQFVDITSTRIAKLFGLFPKKGTIAIGADADLVIFDPNVERVISAETHHMAVDYNAFEGMKVTGEPVSVLVRGEYVVRDKQFVGKPGSGQYLKRARYNLNTTLNQGETLSI; this is encoded by the coding sequence ATGAAGAAAATTATTAAAAACGGAACAATTGTCACAGCAACAGATACGTATCAAGCTGAGGTATTAATTGAAGATGGGAAAATAACACAAATTGGTACAAATCTTTCTGCCATAGGAGCGGAAGTTATTGATGCGAAAGGCTGTCTTGTTTTTCCAGGGGGTATTGATCCACATACTCACTTAGATATGCCATTTGGCGGAACTGTCACAAAGGACGATTTCGAATCCGGAACGATCGCAGCTGCTTTCGGGGGGACGACTACGGTAATTGATTTCTGCTTAACGAATAAAGGGGAACCTCTGAAAAATGCGATTCAAACCTGGCATAATAAATCCAGGGAAAAAGCAGTAATCGATTATGGGTTCCATTTAATGATTTCAGAAATCAATGAGGAAGTTCTAAATGAACTCCCACAGGTAATTAGTGAGGAAGGAATTACATCATTTAAAGTATTTATGGCTTATAAAAATGTGTTTCAAGCCGATGATGAAACACTATTCCGAACACTTGTGACCGCGAAGGAACATGGCGGCTTAGTTATGGTACATGCAGAAAACGGAGATGTTATTGATTATTTAACTAAGAAAGCTCTTGAGGAAGGAAAAACTGAACCGATTTATCATGCACTAACAAGACCACCTGAACTTGAAGGAGAAGCCACAGGCCGTGCAGCCAAGCTAACGGGACTAGCAAACTCGCAACTATACGTAGTCCATGTATCTTGCGCAGATGCCGTTGAAAAAATTGCAGAAGCACGCAGTAAAGGGTTTGATGTATGGGGGGAAACGTGCCCACAATATTTAGTTCTTGATCAAAGCTATTTAGAAAAACCAAATTTTGAAGGAGCAAAATATGTATGGTCGCCGCCACTTAGAGAAAAGTGGAATCAGGAAGTTTTATGGAACGCCCTGAAGAGCGGCCAACTTCAGACACTTGGTTCTGATCAGTGTTCATTTGATTTTAAGGGACAAAAGGATTTAGGTAGGGATGATTTCACTAAAATCCCGAACGGCGGCCCAATAATTGAGGACCGTATATCCATATTATTCTCTGAGGGGGTGAAGAAAGGGCGAATTAGTTTGAACCAGTTTGTTGATATTACTTCAACACGTATTGCCAAGCTCTTCGGATTATTCCCTAAGAAAGGGACTATTGCAATTGGTGCTGATGCAGATCTCGTTATTTTTGACCCTAATGTTGAAAGAGTAATATCTGCAGAAACCCATCATATGGCCGTTGATTATAATGCCTTTGAAGGAATGAAGGTTACAGGTGAGCCTGTTTCTGTTTTAGTACGCGGGGAGTATGTTGTTCGCGACAAACAGTTTGTTGGTAAGCCAGGATCTGGTCAATATTTAAAGAGAGCAAGATATAATTTGAATACTACGCTAAACCAAGGTGAAACCCTATCAATCTAA
- a CDS encoding NCS1 family transporter, translated as MKKSHLKSPDLLPIHQKDRTITKLGYSFMWVGMVVVLATFAIGGAGVINLSLPWVILATVIGSLAIGFFISLIADIGIEHGISFPVYMRAPFGTIGTHIPSITRGVTASMWFGINTYFGATAMNGILNILFGFDNWFVCFLIFAVVQLVNTALGIKSIERFADLAAPIILIISLWMYVTLSDQAASAGRDVWSWVESPVTGGAAFSAFLVVIFSNMGFWATLSADIPSISRFIKAPINEKNWFKRNKGSLIGNLIAMPLTQTFMIIIGAVSYIAVLNYDPVVALQKAAGGFILAILLLMIVLAQWSTNTAANVVPAATIFSNVGGPKFPFWAGVITAGVVGTIVQPWTLFGVIIPILLFVGGILSAIVGILFADYYLLRKRRVNVPELYEDKGQYKYLGGVNLAGFIAWIIGAVASYIVPNYGFLVGFLVGAGIYYVLAKYWWFQKYRQAEIEDPSDEKYLGISVGRDWVIEENAYEPVIEEIPNNVDLY; from the coding sequence ATGAAAAAAAGCCATTTAAAATCACCAGATTTATTACCAATTCATCAAAAAGACCGGACGATTACTAAATTAGGGTACTCGTTCATGTGGGTAGGAATGGTCGTTGTACTTGCAACGTTTGCAATAGGCGGCGCAGGAGTTATTAACCTATCATTGCCATGGGTTATTCTCGCAACTGTGATTGGCAGTCTTGCGATTGGTTTCTTCATTTCTTTAATTGCTGATATTGGAATCGAACATGGTATATCTTTTCCTGTATATATGAGAGCACCGTTTGGGACGATTGGCACTCATATCCCATCGATCACCCGTGGTGTAACAGCATCGATGTGGTTTGGTATAAATACCTATTTTGGTGCAACAGCGATGAATGGTATTTTAAATATTTTATTTGGCTTTGATAATTGGTTTGTTTGTTTCCTTATTTTTGCCGTCGTTCAATTAGTCAATACGGCCCTTGGAATAAAATCTATTGAACGGTTTGCCGATTTAGCGGCCCCTATTATTCTTATCATTTCATTATGGATGTATGTGACATTATCGGATCAGGCAGCAAGTGCAGGAAGAGATGTTTGGAGCTGGGTGGAATCACCAGTTACAGGTGGTGCAGCTTTTTCAGCCTTTTTAGTTGTTATTTTTAGTAACATGGGCTTTTGGGCTACATTAAGTGCGGATATTCCTTCAATTTCTCGTTTCATTAAAGCACCTATTAATGAAAAAAATTGGTTTAAGCGAAATAAAGGCTCATTAATTGGCAACCTTATAGCAATGCCATTAACTCAGACTTTTATGATTATCATTGGTGCCGTTTCTTATATTGCTGTTTTAAATTATGACCCCGTTGTAGCATTACAAAAAGCAGCAGGCGGATTTATTCTAGCTATTTTATTATTAATGATTGTATTAGCTCAATGGTCTACAAATACTGCAGCAAACGTGGTTCCAGCAGCAACAATTTTCTCAAATGTAGGTGGTCCTAAGTTTCCATTTTGGGCAGGAGTAATCACAGCTGGAGTTGTTGGAACAATCGTTCAGCCGTGGACACTATTTGGGGTTATTATTCCTATTTTACTCTTTGTAGGTGGGATTCTTTCAGCGATTGTCGGTATCCTGTTTGCTGATTATTACCTGCTACGTAAACGACGTGTAAATGTGCCAGAATTATACGAAGACAAAGGTCAGTATAAATACTTGGGCGGAGTGAATCTAGCTGGTTTTATTGCTTGGATAATTGGAGCTGTAGCATCTTATATTGTACCGAATTATGGTTTCTTAGTAGGTTTCCTTGTCGGTGCGGGAATCTATTATGTTCTAGCAAAATACTGGTGGTTCCAAAAGTATCGTCAAGCAGAAATTGAAGATCCAAGTGATGAAAAATATTTAGGTATTTCTGTTGGCCGTGATTGGGTAATCGAGGAAAATGCCTACGAACCTGTCATTGAAGAAATTCCTAATAATGTTGATTTATACTAA
- a CDS encoding PucR family transcriptional regulator ligand-binding domain-containing protein has product MKEHFQLTVADVFKRKHFEHARVIAGEGGIHRIVKWVHVVEVTSIRNLLNGNELILSTGVAWKDHVGLFVSLVKELIENKAAGLCIEIGTYITEIPGEVTTLADEHQFPIIVFQQEVPFVEITQDLHSTIINQQYQKISDLENYSQSLNKRLLTIETYEDILQFIFSALDLQIIFRLKDNEYEFVPEINRKEQIAIINQLEKSKTQPCEWIASSPIFLFGQEYAELFIYSEDIPVSEYDLLILDRTATALAQHLLRDLYVEEKKRVEEYEWLHGWLEGEHALEDIQEYLIENGIKTKSSDAAVLITKLISFKDKLSQDVTYLKLLFRSVFEQNGFAVIFVEKRNEITFILLNNRPKKNLKERIKRSIDSIQDSEFIRKQSSAKLIIAAGKFIQAFDDIHKSYQTAKETLRIQQKMTNKQIYHFYEDLHLYRLISQMSKHTDLQEIASEYLQPVIQYDQKYNGKLLETLKAYLECNGSKQETSNKLFIVRQTLYHRLQKLENLLGEDFMGHEKRVAIEFMLLVYDYLAASQPKKINQIL; this is encoded by the coding sequence ATGAAAGAACATTTTCAGTTAACGGTTGCAGATGTTTTTAAGAGAAAGCATTTTGAACATGCCAGAGTTATTGCAGGTGAGGGAGGGATCCATCGAATTGTTAAATGGGTTCATGTCGTTGAAGTAACGAGTATCCGTAATCTGTTAAATGGGAACGAGCTAATTTTATCCACAGGTGTTGCTTGGAAGGATCATGTAGGTTTATTTGTCTCACTTGTCAAAGAATTAATCGAAAACAAGGCTGCTGGATTATGTATTGAAATAGGAACATATATTACGGAGATACCTGGCGAAGTAACTACATTAGCAGATGAACATCAATTCCCTATTATTGTTTTTCAACAGGAAGTTCCGTTCGTTGAAATCACGCAAGACCTTCATTCGACGATTATTAATCAGCAATATCAAAAGATATCTGATTTAGAGAATTATTCTCAAAGCTTAAATAAACGGTTATTAACGATTGAAACATATGAAGATATACTTCAATTTATATTTTCAGCACTAGATCTGCAAATCATTTTTCGATTGAAGGACAATGAGTATGAATTTGTGCCTGAAATCAATCGCAAAGAACAAATTGCAATTATTAACCAGTTAGAAAAATCAAAAACACAACCGTGTGAATGGATTGCATCCTCGCCCATTTTTTTATTCGGTCAAGAATACGCTGAGTTGTTTATCTATTCAGAGGATATTCCCGTTAGTGAATATGATTTGTTGATTCTAGACCGAACAGCAACCGCATTAGCTCAGCATTTATTAAGAGATTTGTATGTTGAGGAAAAAAAACGAGTGGAAGAATATGAATGGCTTCATGGATGGTTAGAAGGTGAGCATGCACTTGAGGACATACAAGAATATCTAATTGAAAATGGGATAAAAACAAAATCGAGTGATGCAGCAGTCTTAATTACCAAACTCATTTCCTTTAAGGACAAACTTAGTCAGGATGTTACCTATTTAAAATTATTATTTCGTTCTGTATTCGAACAGAATGGGTTTGCAGTTATCTTTGTGGAAAAACGAAATGAAATTACCTTTATCCTTCTAAATAATCGACCAAAGAAAAATCTTAAGGAACGAATTAAAAGGTCCATTGATTCCATTCAGGACTCAGAATTCATTAGAAAACAGAGTTCTGCAAAGCTTATTATTGCTGCTGGTAAATTTATTCAAGCATTCGATGACATACATAAGAGTTATCAAACGGCAAAAGAGACTCTTCGAATTCAGCAAAAAATGACAAATAAACAAATTTATCATTTTTATGAGGATCTACATTTATATCGTCTGATTTCGCAAATGAGTAAACATACTGATTTACAGGAGATTGCTTCTGAATACCTCCAACCGGTGATTCAGTATGATCAAAAATATAATGGGAAATTGCTTGAAACATTAAAAGCATACTTAGAATGTAATGGTTCCAAGCAAGAAACCTCCAATAAGCTTTTTATAGTTAGACAGACACTCTATCATCGTTTACAAAAGCTTGAGAATTTGTTAGGAGAGGACTTCATGGGACATGAAAAACGGGTAGCCATTGAATTCATGCTACTTGTTTACGATTACTTGGCCGCCTCACAGCCCAAGAAAATAAATCAAATACTTTAA
- a CDS encoding CoA-acylating methylmalonate-semialdehyde dehydrogenase, with protein sequence MSVTKNETVVLKNFINGKWVSSNSVQTLDVPNPATNEVITKVPVSSKEDVNLAVSAAKEAFKKWKNVPVPKRARILFKYHYLLTENHEELARLIVQENGKAYKEAYGEVQRGIECVEFASGAPTLMMGETLSGIAEDIDSEMFRYPLGVVGGITPFNFPMMVPLWMFPLAVACGNTFVLKPSERTPILANRLAELFTEAGAPNGVLNVVHGAHDVVNGLLEHKDIAAISFVGSQPVAKYVYGRAAAEGKRVQALSGAKNHHIVMPDADMDKAVQHIISSTFGSAGQRCMACSAVVVVGDNEPFVAALKKKADELIIGNGMDDEVLLTPIIRKEHRDKVLTYIEKGISEGADLIRDGRREMDELPEGNFLGPTIFDRVTPDMTIAKDEIFAPVLSLLRAKDLDEGLEYIRKSRYGNGATIYTNNAKAVRQFREEADAGMLGINVGVPATMAFFPFSGWKDSFYGDLHVNGKDGLNFYTRKKMITSRFDA encoded by the coding sequence ATGAGCGTAACAAAAAACGAAACAGTAGTACTTAAAAATTTTATTAACGGTAAATGGGTAAGTTCGAACAGTGTGCAAACACTAGATGTTCCTAATCCAGCCACGAATGAAGTAATCACAAAGGTGCCGGTTTCTTCAAAAGAAGATGTGAATCTTGCTGTTAGCGCAGCTAAGGAAGCATTTAAAAAGTGGAAAAACGTACCGGTTCCAAAGCGTGCAAGGATTCTATTTAAATATCACTATTTATTAACAGAAAATCATGAGGAATTGGCTAGATTGATTGTTCAAGAGAATGGAAAGGCTTACAAAGAGGCTTATGGTGAAGTTCAACGAGGTATCGAGTGTGTTGAATTTGCCTCAGGAGCACCTACTTTAATGATGGGTGAAACCTTATCTGGTATTGCTGAGGATATCGATTCAGAAATGTTCCGCTACCCTTTAGGTGTTGTTGGCGGAATTACTCCATTCAACTTCCCAATGATGGTACCTCTATGGATGTTCCCACTTGCCGTTGCATGTGGAAACACCTTTGTATTAAAGCCATCTGAACGGACACCCATTTTAGCTAATCGATTAGCCGAGCTCTTTACTGAAGCAGGAGCACCAAATGGGGTTTTAAATGTAGTGCATGGTGCACACGATGTGGTTAACGGCTTACTAGAACATAAGGATATTGCAGCAATCTCCTTTGTAGGTTCACAACCGGTCGCAAAGTATGTATATGGGCGTGCTGCAGCAGAAGGAAAACGAGTTCAAGCACTCTCCGGAGCAAAGAACCACCACATTGTTATGCCAGATGCCGATATGGATAAGGCGGTACAACATATCATCAGTTCTACATTTGGCAGTGCAGGTCAACGATGTATGGCATGTAGTGCCGTTGTCGTGGTGGGAGACAATGAGCCATTTGTAGCAGCTTTAAAGAAAAAAGCGGATGAATTAATTATCGGAAATGGTATGGACGATGAGGTATTATTAACTCCTATCATTCGTAAAGAACATCGTGATAAAGTACTCACTTACATTGAAAAGGGAATTTCTGAAGGTGCTGATTTAATCAGGGATGGACGAAGAGAGATGGATGAACTACCAGAAGGGAACTTCTTAGGACCTACCATCTTTGATCGTGTTACCCCTGATATGACAATTGCAAAGGACGAAATCTTTGCTCCTGTCTTAAGCTTACTAAGAGCAAAGGACTTAGACGAGGGATTGGAATACATTCGAAAATCTAGGTATGGAAATGGTGCAACCATCTATACAAATAATGCAAAAGCGGTTCGACAGTTCCGTGAAGAAGCAGACGCAGGGATGCTTGGTATCAACGTTGGGGTCCCAGCAACAATGGCCTTTTTCCCATTCTCAGGCTGGAAGGATTCATTCTATGGTGACCTTCACGTCAACGGAAAAGACGGGTTAAACTTCTATACACGTAAAAAAATGATTACTTCAAGGTTTGACGCATAA
- a CDS encoding aspartate aminotransferase family protein — translation MVQTSRPNETLLEQDDKYVWHSMKPYNPKATIVASKAEGSWVTDADGKRYLDAMAGLWCVNVGYGRTELAEAAYEQLKEMAYFPLSQSHVPAIKLAEKLNELLGEEYVIFFSNSGSEANETAFKIVRQYHQQKGEHNRYKIVSRYRAYHGNSMGALAATGQAQRKYKYEPLAPGFIHVSPPDSYRDDTNVTDARELSSVKEIDRTMTWELSETIAAMIMEPIITGGGVLVPPDGYMKAAKEVCEKHGALLIVDEVICGFGRTGKPFGFMNYGVKPDIITMAKGITSAYLPLSATAVRKEIYEAFKGTEEYDYFRHVNTFGGNPAACALALKNLEIMEKEELFDRSRDLGEQLLNDLTNLLQDHPYVGNVRGKGLLIGIELVKDKNTKDPLDAELVNQVIAHCKQAGIIIGKNGATVAGFNNVLTLAPPLNIEHKDLQFITKTLTEALGKLE, via the coding sequence ATGGTTCAAACAAGTCGACCGAATGAAACGTTATTGGAACAAGATGATAAGTATGTTTGGCATTCGATGAAGCCATATAATCCGAAGGCAACCATTGTTGCATCAAAAGCAGAAGGTTCATGGGTAACCGATGCAGATGGTAAACGATATTTAGATGCGATGGCTGGACTGTGGTGTGTGAACGTCGGCTATGGCAGGACTGAGCTGGCTGAAGCAGCATATGAACAATTAAAAGAAATGGCCTATTTTCCACTTTCACAAAGCCATGTTCCAGCTATAAAATTAGCTGAAAAACTAAATGAATTACTTGGCGAAGAGTACGTCATTTTTTTCTCAAATAGCGGGTCGGAGGCAAACGAAACTGCCTTTAAAATCGTACGCCAATATCACCAGCAAAAGGGTGAACATAATCGCTATAAAATCGTTTCTCGTTACCGAGCATATCACGGAAACTCAATGGGGGCTCTAGCCGCAACAGGGCAGGCTCAAAGGAAATACAAATATGAACCACTTGCACCAGGGTTCATCCACGTCTCACCACCGGATTCCTACCGAGACGATACAAATGTGACAGATGCACGGGAACTTTCTTCCGTAAAAGAAATTGACCGGACAATGACATGGGAATTAAGTGAGACGATTGCTGCTATGATTATGGAACCAATTATTACCGGTGGAGGAGTTCTTGTTCCACCAGACGGGTATATGAAGGCAGCAAAAGAGGTTTGTGAAAAACACGGTGCCCTGCTGATTGTGGATGAGGTTATATGCGGCTTTGGCCGGACCGGTAAACCATTTGGTTTTATGAACTACGGTGTAAAGCCAGATATTATTACCATGGCCAAAGGGATTACAAGCGCCTATTTACCACTTTCAGCAACTGCCGTTCGTAAAGAGATTTACGAAGCCTTTAAAGGGACGGAAGAATATGATTACTTCCGTCATGTGAATACCTTCGGTGGAAATCCAGCAGCTTGTGCACTTGCTTTGAAAAATCTTGAAATTATGGAAAAGGAAGAACTGTTTGATCGTTCAAGAGACCTAGGGGAACAGTTATTAAATGATTTAACTAATCTTCTCCAGGATCATCCCTATGTAGGGAATGTGCGCGGAAAAGGATTGTTAATTGGGATTGAACTAGTTAAAGATAAAAATACAAAGGATCCTTTGGACGCTGAACTGGTCAATCAAGTTATTGCACATTGTAAGCAGGCGGGGATTATAATCGGTAAGAATGGAGCAACGGTAGCTGGTTTTAACAATGTTTTAACCCTGGCTCCACCATTGAATATTGAGCACAAGGATTTACAATTTATCACTAAAACACTAACAGAGGCACTTGGAAAGCTTGAATAG